AtcaaatgattttgaggatgcctgccatagatgtgggcaaaggagagaatgcttctggaacatggccatacaatgtGGAACACACACAACCACCAATGATGTTGATTTGGGTTGAAAGAGGAGGGAGACGTGGAAACAGACACAATGTCTGTTTATAGTGGAGGGAAGTTCCATGGTTCAGGAGATAAAACAAACCTTATCTCTTTGGGAAACTTCAGTCTTAAGATCAAACCCAAAATCAGTACAACTATTAAATCAAGTTTAAACTGCAACAACTGTTGTGATGTCTAGTCATGCAGTGCTGGTCACTGTAGTCACATCATAGGATCTGTACTATAGCAAAACTGAAATTCCCAGTTACAATGGGATCATTCTTAGACTAACTTTGGGATTTCTGGTTTGTTTCCAGTCAGAACTCGTAATTTCTTTGCCATGGAAAACCCTAAATTGGGTTACTCCAAACCATGGTTTGTTATGTTTGAAATGAACTACAGTGAACCTAAAGTATCATTACTTTACTGTGCTCAAGtatcattgtatataattgtgtagtaaaatagtgtcaTAGAATCAGAGGAAACTTTAGTGTCCGTTCACTCCAGTTCTTGTATCAAACGGCAAATCAaggattggtttttttggggggatacTTTCAGGCAGTGGATTCCTGAATTTGTTGACGCCAACTCCATGGTCACAGAGAGCGGCTTTCCATGGGGAAAAGATGGCAGTTTGGAGTGCAATGAGTTTTGTGGTCGTTACACTTAACATCTCATCAAGCTTTTTCTCCTTTGGGCAAAGGTTGCCAACTGAATCCTGGTTTTGGAGCTGTACAATAGGGAAAATGCATCTCTCCAAATATCACTTTACATTTAGTTTTGGGTAGTAGTATGCCTCAtctgcttttcctttcttcctgccAGGCCTTTTACTTCAACCGGGATGATGTGGCTCTCTCCAAGTTCTACTCCTTCTTCCAGCACCTGTCTGAGGAGAAGCATGAGCAAGCTGAGAAGCTCTTGACCTTCCAAAATCGCCGCGGGGGTAGAGTTGTCCTGCAGGATATCAAAGTGAGTTGCAAAGAGGACAGGAGAGTCTGTTCAAACGAGGGATGTGTGGTTGTAGCAGAAATAGGCatagtttttattaaaaacaaagaggaACTTGGATTTCTGGATAGAAGCGGATGAAGTGAAGCTGAATGCCATGATGTGTGTCTTTTCAACAGAGAAGGTGTGAACTTGGGTGAAGAAAGGCTAGATGTAGGAAAGTTTAAATGCCCCAAGACTAACCTGGGTTTGTTTGAGTCTCCCCAAAATTATTTGACTCCTGCGTAGTTGAGCTGTTTCAGAAATTTGTTAGATGCTTTCTAAATGATCAACCAGTGAGAAATAGGACATCAATGTTTGCTGTTGAGTCCTCTTAGGAAGTAAGCTAAATTAGATGCATGGAAGATGCTTCTAAGTCCAAGAAATGCTTGCTAAAATCTTAAAGTGGTGgttcaataataataaggaaagtaGTTTGGCTTCTCTCAGCAAGTCGTGAAAATTACACACTTATAACTATTGAGCccatcattaaaatatttttgtcatcTGCCAATGACTATGCTGAATGTGGAATTTTGCAGGAGGAAGACAAAAATACTGGGGAGATATTATATCTGGTGCATCACTGTCCCTTCCTGTGGGTTATGTTGTATtgtgtacattttttaaagtccCATGGATAGATCTCCCTCTCCCTCATCCATTGGCTGTGCTGGCAAGGACTGATGGTGCGTGGACGAATTGGTGACCTGCAGTAAAATatgggagaattcaaaatgctTTCATTCTTTTCTCCAGGATAGTAGAAGTTCCCATCATGCATCCAGTTTTCTATTTTGATTCCCTAGCTTACACCTAACATTATGTGGCTTCATAGACTTagtaattgttattttttatatttatttgccatatttatatcccgccattctcactccgaagggaacTCGGAGCGGTGCACATAAAAGCACAATTTGATGCCCTTGTTAGGCTTCGTTAAATTTGTACTAAAGTGACAGTTCCCCCGCACCCCTTGCCTGCACATGCTGATACATCTCATATTATCAGTGGCTTTTGCTCTTATTTGTTTTGGCAGTTGAATTTATTATAGTACAGAGTTGGATACAAAAATCAATACACTATCAGGAAAATTAGAGACATAAGTAGGGGAAGGGCATACAGTTGGCACATGATCCCAGTGTTGTTCTCTACTACTCATTCCAGAAACCAGAACAAGATGAATGGAAGAATGGAGCTACTGCCATGGAGGTGGCCCTCAACCTGGAGAAGAGTGTGAACCAAGCTCTGCTGGACTTGCATAAGGTGGCTTCCCGTCATACTGACCCCCATGTAAGTATTACTGGAAGTTGGCAGCTTTAGGTTTGGTACCCATTAAAGCTTCCATGTAGTAGAAAGTATCTGAAAATGGCATGTGGTTGAATGTTTCTGTGATCTCACTCTGCAAACTTGCATGGCTTTGTTCATCAGATTATATGCGAGTACAGCCTCCTCTGCCAGAGACTATGTGTAGAGATTTCTTGGAGATAAGCTTGTCTTTGCTGTTATAAACAATAGTTGCTGAGCCATTACAACCATAGCCAACTTCATGCTTGGTAAACAAATCAGTCTCCTGGTTTGAAGggtttttggctaaatgacatttagtGTTTCTTTGAACTCTGATGGGATTTTGTATTGGGCTAGATTTTTGTCACGCTGAACAGATGCATAATGTGAAACAAACTCCAAATTCAAGGATAAGATTGAGGTTAAAGTACAAAATCATACGAATCATTGGTGTTAAGTTTTTTTCCTATTTCTCCTTAAGCTGTGCGACTTTCTGGAGACCCACTACCTTGATGAGGAGGTGAAGTTGATCAAGAAGCTGGGAGACCATATGACCAACCTGAAGCGTGTGCGTGCCAGCGAAGAAGGCCTGGGTGAATACCTCTTTGACCGTCTCACCCTGGGCGAGTCCAGTGACTGAGCCTTGAAGTCCTGGCTCCCTCCTGACTCCTGCAGCCTTGTCCAAATGTGCTTTGGTCAGCTCAATACATAAAAGGTCTCTGTATCCTTGCTCATGTTATGCATGTGTGGGAGTCTGTAACTGGCATTAAATAAACTTGGCATTAAGCACTAATGGAGCGTATGTGTCACTGCATGACGAGAAGGAAAGATTCACAGTTGACAATGCTTACCTTCATAATATTCAGGAGCCACAGAAGCGTGTAATGGGTTAAAAAcgtgtgccggctggactgctgaccctaAGGTTgctggtttaaatccacaagatgggggtgagctcctgtctctcagcaggatggtaacacatcccgaGGTTCTACAGTTGTTACAAAAACTTACGCTATAGGGATTAGCAGTTCTTTCCACATTCTTGCTATTTTTCCTGTGACACCAACCTATGGGGAGGAAAGCTGTAAAAGATCTCTTAAAATGCCCCGAGTCACTTAATGGTTATATGGGTGGGAAGGCACCATATAAATACGCTGAATGGCAGGTGCAGCATGACTTTTTCTGAACAAAAACAGCAGCCCTGAGTGGTTATCCCCCAGTACTATTTTGAGAATGTGCATTGTGTTGACAGAAGGATTTTGCAGCTCAGATCAgaagctagttccttcagtaatGAACAACATAATTAAAGCAAAACCTTATGCCTTTGGTATGCAAATCAAAGCCCTCTCTTCCAAAAGTGTTTCCCCCCAATACGATGTCATCAAGATGTTACTAGTCTACAACTTCTCATCCCTaaccatttcaggctggcaggagttgtagtccaaagtatCCAAAGGGTACTAAAGCTAAGAATGATACCCTGCAGAAAAGGCCTCTTCCCATTTAATTCTGGTAGCCACCCTTGAAACAGTTTTCAAAGCAAACTTTATTCATAATTGAGAAGTTTGTCACACACACAGCTTCTGTTCTTCAGAGTTTGTTTTTCCACACAAtgtggagggagagaggggagagaGGATAAACAAAAACTTGATTTACAACAGCCATAAATAAAAAGGCATAAAGtttgaaaggagaaaaagaagagaggggGGGCATTGACCCACGAGACTTTAAACCAAGGATGTTCTGTAATAAACGACTGAAAAAGTGGTCTGGGGGCTTGGTAGAGAGGGAAGGATGTGGTTCATTGAACAGGGGAGGCACTATCAGAACACATTATAACCATTTAGGCCACAGGCAaagttttatctgtttttaaaaagtgattttctTTGATCGTTGATAACAAGCTTGGCAGCAGATGCATTAATGAATGGGCTGTGTGTGTGTCCACATTTGATCTGCCCTCAGAGTCATATTCCCCTGGTGCTGGACCAAATAGTCAGAAACCCATTACTGTTACTTCTTACATCCTTTAGTTAAC
This sequence is a window from Anolis carolinensis isolate JA03-04 chromosome 6, rAnoCar3.1.pri, whole genome shotgun sequence. Protein-coding genes within it:
- the LOC100553928 gene encoding ferritin light chain, oocyte isoform is translated as MSSQVRQNYHTESEAGVNRMVNQFLHAGYKYLSLAFYFNRDDVALSKFYSFFQHLSEEKHEQAEKLLTFQNRRGGRVVLQDIKKPEQDEWKNGATAMEVALNLEKSVNQALLDLHKVASRHTDPHLCDFLETHYLDEEVKLIKKLGDHMTNLKRVRASEEGLGEYLFDRLTLGESSD